The Terrirubrum flagellatum nucleotide sequence GAGTTCGCCGAGATCGGGCTCGTTGCGGTCAGGAACGGACGCGATCTGGATATGCCCGATGATCGGCACCAGAGCACGCAGCCGCATGATTACGTCGCCATGCAGAATCTGGCAGTGATAGAAGTCAAACTGCAATTTCAGGTTCGGCAATGACAGATCCTTGATGATGCGCTCGGCCTGTCCGAAGTCGTTGAGGAAATAGCCGGGGACGTCGCGGCCGTTCAGCGGCTCGATCACAACAGTTGCGCCGATCGCGGCCGCCTTTTCAGCGGCGTGCGCCGCATTCTCGCGGAAGCACGCGTTCGACGCCGCGTTCACGGGCGTGCGCCCGGCCATCATGTGCATGCGCTTTGCGCCGGTCGCCTTGGCGTAAACGATGGCGCGATCAACATGAGCGCGGAACTCGTCGCGGCGATCGGGGAGCGCGGCAAGACCTCGCTCATCCTTCGCCGCATCGCCGGGCGGGAAATTGAATAAGGCGACCTCAAGTTTGTAGCGCTGAACGCGCGCGGCGATATCGTCAGGCGAAAAATCATAGGGGAACATGAACTCGACGATGTCGAAGCCGGCGTCAGCCGCGGCTGCGAAGCGATCGAGGAAATCCCATTCGTTGAACATCATGGAGAGGTTGGCGGCGAAGCGCAGCATGAGTCACCTTGGCGCGTTGAAGACGCTGACGAGTTCGTCGATCTGCGCGCCTTCGAGCAGGCGCGGCTTCAA carries:
- the otnI gene encoding 2-oxo-tetronate isomerase, with product MLRFAANLSMMFNEWDFLDRFAAAADAGFDIVEFMFPYDFSPDDIAARVQRYKLEVALFNFPPGDAAKDERGLAALPDRRDEFRAHVDRAIVYAKATGAKRMHMMAGRTPVNAASNACFRENAAHAAEKAAAIGATVVIEPLNGRDVPGYFLNDFGQAERIIKDLSLPNLKLQFDFYHCQILHGDVIMRLRALVPIIGHIQIASVPDRNEPDLGELNFPVIFSEIEKSGYSGPIGCEYRPKGKTLDGLGWLKELRR